The DNA region GCGGGAATCTTTCGCTTCCTGGCGCGCAATATTCTGGCTGAGATAATTTTCAGCAATGGTGTTCAGCACCGCAGCGATCCTGCCGGGGTCTTCACCCGTTAACGTTAATGCGATCATACCGCTCTGTTTCGCCGACTCCACAACCGTTAGCCTGTCCTGAATGGCATTGATCGCGTCAAGCCTTGAGACGGTTTTGAGCGTAAACCGGGCGCCTGCTTTCGCGCTAAGAGATGTCACCAGAAGCGATACTCCGTCCTTAACCAGCGTTTTCCCAACGACGCCGTCTGCCTCAAGCGTTTCTCCTTCAAGACGATACCGCCCTTGCTCCTGCACGGTGAGTAAGAGCGTTTGTGGCTTACCTTCCAGAAGAGGGATCGTCAGCGCGCCAATCGTGATTTTATCGGGTTGACGGCCCAGCACCTTTTCCCACAAAGGCCCGATGACAGGGAATACGCGCCGCTTGACGCTGTACGTCAGCCCGAGTTGATCCACGGTCTCTCCCAGAATCATCCGGGATTTAAGCAGTAACAGTTCCGGCGCGACGTCTGGCGAGAGATCGGACTCGAAAGAGGTCAGGTTTTTGAGCAGCGAGTTATTCTGCTTCGCTTCAACCTGTACCAGGGCATCCGCCTGATAAACTGGCGTAGCGCTAAACGCGTAGATCCCCGCACATACCGTGAGCAGGAGCGTGACGCACGCGATCGTCACCCGGTGATCGAAGATCTCAGCAAGCAGCTGAAGAAGATCTATTTCATTATGCTGCGGCATCGCAGCACTATAATTTTCTGATTTAGAAGACGACATTACTGCTTCATTCCTTGTTGACTCAAACGACGAGCCCATTCCTGACTGGCTTTTCCTAATTGCTCGAAAACATATTCATAGGCTTCACGACTTTTGTGATACGGGTCGGGAATGTCCCTGGTTTCCAGCCATTGTCCAAAGAGCAGCGATTTTCCCCGGTTTTCCGGAGCCATTGCGGCAATGAAACGGAGGTGTTCCGGCTCCATCACCAGAATCAAATCGGACTTTTGCAACAGGCTGCGCGTCACCTTGCGGGCAACATGCCCCTCCAGCGAAACGCCATGGCGCCCGGC from Enterobacter chengduensis includes:
- a CDS encoding protein-tyrosine-phosphatase (Wzb shows phosphatase activity towards the autophosphorylated Wzc protein, which induces colanic acid biosynthesis; catalyzes the phosphorylation of UDP-glucose dehydrogenase, an enzyme involved in colanic acid biosynthesis), whose translation is MFTSILVVCTGNICRSPIGERLLRQQLPGRQVTSAGIFGLEGRPADAAAQAVAGRHGVSLEGHVARKVTRSLLQKSDLILVMEPEHLRFIAAMAPENRGKSLLFGQWLETRDIPDPYHKSREAYEYVFEQLGKASQEWARRLSQQGMKQ